In one Bordetella pertussis 18323 genomic region, the following are encoded:
- a CDS encoding TRAP transporter large permease: protein MLLLISFFCIALFILGTPMVLLLAVWVAATSYWVIDYPLMSMGLTSIDSLKNYTFLAVPLFIATGDLLTAGGVSQQLIKFSRAVIRAVPGRTAATSVLASGMFCAISGSSAAAAATMGKLMAPEFKRAQIPMRRGGATVAAGGILGGLIPPSTIIIIYSLTVNVSPVELNLAAILPGILILLFIFFVSIMRTRQYEPASKSTDGYFKEVGTSVLGATPAFIAIALLFVGLYSGLFSPTEAAGVVTIYCAVIGLYWSSQFGIRDIPKILMESASVTGIIGPIVVFSIQFQQILSVMEIPDLILVQLVELSSAYGATVTLAVMMGIVLLFGTFMEVIAVILILAPIFAPIATEIGMNGVHWGMIFIIGASIGFISPPHGLNLFITSMTMKIDYGELMAEIVRMIIPILVAWLIVAAFPYISLVFV, encoded by the coding sequence ATGCTCTTACTAATTTCATTTTTTTGTATAGCGCTGTTCATTCTCGGCACGCCGATGGTCCTCTTGCTTGCTGTGTGGGTGGCGGCAACATCTTATTGGGTAATTGATTATCCTTTGATGAGTATGGGATTGACGTCCATTGATTCGTTAAAGAACTATACATTCCTGGCAGTACCTTTATTTATTGCTACGGGGGATCTACTCACCGCGGGCGGCGTTTCACAACAATTGATCAAATTTTCGCGCGCGGTTATCCGTGCCGTGCCAGGTCGAACGGCAGCCACCTCGGTGCTGGCCAGTGGCATGTTTTGCGCCATTAGTGGTTCGAGTGCAGCCGCTGCAGCGACCATGGGCAAGTTGATGGCTCCGGAATTTAAACGGGCCCAAATTCCCATGCGACGAGGAGGCGCGACGGTAGCCGCCGGCGGAATCCTTGGCGGACTCATTCCGCCAAGCACCATCATCATCATTTATAGCTTGACGGTTAACGTTTCTCCGGTTGAGCTGAATCTGGCAGCGATATTGCCAGGCATACTCATACTGCTGTTCATATTTTTCGTGTCGATCATGCGTACGCGTCAGTATGAGCCCGCATCGAAATCCACAGATGGCTACTTTAAAGAAGTAGGAACCTCGGTGCTTGGGGCAACCCCAGCCTTTATCGCTATCGCGCTTTTGTTTGTCGGCCTGTATTCGGGCCTGTTTAGCCCGACCGAAGCCGCGGGCGTCGTCACGATTTACTGCGCGGTGATCGGACTATATTGGTCTAGCCAGTTTGGCATTCGAGACATACCAAAAATACTTATGGAAAGCGCTTCGGTGACCGGAATCATCGGGCCGATCGTTGTTTTTTCCATCCAGTTTCAACAGATTCTTTCCGTAATGGAAATTCCAGACTTGATATTGGTTCAGTTGGTAGAACTTTCATCTGCTTATGGCGCAACGGTTACGCTAGCGGTAATGATGGGCATTGTTTTGCTCTTCGGCACGTTCATGGAAGTCATTGCAGTAATACTGATTTTGGCGCCGATATTTGCTCCTATCGCAACAGAAATTGGCATGAATGGTGTGCACTGGGGCATGATTTTTATTATTGGCGCGTCGATAGGATTTATTAGCCCTCCGCATGGCCTGAATCTGTTCATTACGTCGATGACAATGAAAATAGATTACGGGGAGTTGATGGCCGAGATTGTGAGAATGATTATTCCAATTCTTGTTGCCTGGCTTATCGTTGCCGCTTTCCCATATATCAGCCTTGTTTTTGTATAG
- a CDS encoding TRAP transporter small permease, which translates to MYSFIWLSWFAMARHCRYGTNLGFTKIRNSLPAPVRRVLEVIDAILWLAIGAVVFWSTAELISSNFVTEQMVMSTPIPAWIINLGVPLGWAFSMLRIVQRLWLVLFQWDFLENERINNYLSA; encoded by the coding sequence ATGTACTCATTTATCTGGCTATCTTGGTTTGCCATGGCAAGGCATTGTCGCTACGGAACCAACCTGGGCTTCACAAAGATCAGAAACTCCCTTCCTGCGCCTGTCAGAAGAGTATTGGAAGTCATCGATGCAATTCTATGGCTGGCCATTGGCGCCGTCGTGTTCTGGAGTACGGCCGAACTTATCTCGAGCAATTTTGTGACCGAGCAAATGGTCATGAGTACGCCTATTCCCGCATGGATCATCAATTTGGGGGTACCCCTGGGTTGGGCCTTTTCAATGTTGAGAATTGTTCAGCGGTTATGGCTGGTTCTGTTTCAGTGGGACTTTCTTGAAAACGAGCGAATTAATAATTATTTGAGCGCTTGA
- a CDS encoding TRAP transporter substrate-binding protein, which translates to MTHSNHNSMRRSTLRKLTGLGMGTILTAGAGAAAVLAPFNSFAKSEAKAAYRFRFGTIYTPSAAEYTAPGIYDFVERVQRKSDGEIAIQLIDKAQACSEDQCAQRVMSGILHMGSSTFQNTGATMPYSVALDWPFLWKSRVAYHNFLLSKESNRLYRDVLRNKYGVVPLYASGSMRNIMMGKKYSEAADITSPDALNGAKIRITNSEMISNFAKSMGMAPIPLAWGELLEGLKSGLVDATETYPSAAAGFGMYSVLSQDIDVQFCPGYSMIFMAAKTFDKLPERLQELIYESAYESMVEAYQTSIIAESTLVGIGPNPSPDSAYQRGKIRQIKLSHEQHAAFKESGSVENNSQLYANLRKQLDDIAGIDVYGALSEYAKNTSSTELMAEKWWT; encoded by the coding sequence ATGACACACAGCAATCACAACAGTATGCGCCGTAGCACGCTGCGCAAGTTGACTGGTCTTGGCATGGGCACCATTCTGACGGCTGGAGCCGGTGCCGCCGCGGTCCTCGCACCGTTTAATTCTTTTGCCAAATCGGAAGCAAAGGCGGCTTACCGATTCAGATTCGGCACTATTTATACTCCGTCAGCGGCAGAGTATACAGCTCCTGGTATTTACGACTTCGTGGAGCGCGTCCAGCGAAAATCGGATGGCGAGATTGCAATTCAGCTGATTGATAAAGCCCAGGCGTGCTCTGAAGATCAGTGTGCTCAGCGAGTAATGAGTGGCATTCTGCACATGGGTTCCTCGACCTTTCAGAATACCGGCGCAACCATGCCGTATTCCGTCGCGTTGGACTGGCCATTTCTTTGGAAAAGCCGAGTCGCCTATCATAATTTTTTGTTGAGTAAAGAATCGAATCGCCTGTATCGCGACGTGCTGCGAAACAAATACGGCGTGGTGCCTCTGTATGCAAGCGGAAGTATGCGCAACATTATGATGGGCAAAAAATATTCCGAGGCAGCGGATATCACATCGCCCGATGCACTCAACGGCGCCAAGATCCGAATTACGAATAGCGAGATGATCAGCAATTTCGCCAAGAGTATGGGGATGGCACCCATCCCATTAGCCTGGGGAGAACTGCTGGAGGGTTTGAAGTCTGGGTTGGTGGACGCGACAGAAACCTACCCAAGCGCTGCCGCGGGGTTCGGTATGTACTCGGTCTTGTCTCAGGATATTGACGTTCAGTTTTGTCCAGGCTATTCGATGATTTTCATGGCAGCCAAGACTTTTGACAAACTGCCTGAGCGCTTGCAAGAGCTGATCTACGAATCTGCATACGAGAGCATGGTCGAAGCATACCAAACTTCGATTATTGCCGAGTCTACGCTAGTAGGTATTGGCCCCAACCCATCTCCTGATTCCGCGTATCAACGAGGCAAAATCCGCCAGATAAAACTGAGCCACGAGCAGCACGCAGCGTTCAAGGAGAGCGGCTCGGTTGAAAACAACTCACAGTTGTATGCAAATCTGAGAAAGCAACTTGATGACATTGCAGGAATCGATGTCTACGGTGCCCTGAGCGAGTATGCCAAAAATACATCAAGTACAGAATTAATGGCCGAGAAGTGGTGGACATAA
- a CDS encoding aromatic-ring-hydroxylating dioxygenase subunit beta: MNWGVGDFQFLKSGSDEPCIQPIESSQLDHDYKEIRNLMLLIYQHVRMKGDFTRNISMVRIRAAEENCYEVRSQIMVMHTDQCGTTKLFAVGSYTDKVTRKQDQLRLLERKVYLNTRDLGSGIHVPI; this comes from the coding sequence GTGAACTGGGGGGTCGGCGATTTCCAGTTTCTCAAATCCGGTTCGGATGAACCATGCATACAACCTATTGAATCTTCACAGCTAGATCATGATTACAAGGAAATACGTAATCTGATGCTGCTGATTTATCAGCATGTTCGGATGAAGGGAGATTTCACCAGAAATATCAGCATGGTGCGCATTAGAGCTGCTGAGGAGAACTGCTATGAGGTCCGCTCGCAGATCATGGTCATGCACACCGACCAGTGCGGAACCACCAAGTTGTTTGCAGTAGGTAGTTATACAGACAAAGTCACACGTAAACAGGATCAACTGCGGCTGCTGGAGCGCAAGGTGTATTTGAATACCCGTGATCTTGGCTCAGGCATTCATGTGCCTATCTAA
- a CDS encoding IS481-like element IS481 family transposase — translation MNTHKHARLTFLRRLEMVQQLIAHQVCVPEAARAYGVTAPTVRKWLGRFLAQGQAGLADASSRPTVSPRAIAPAKALAIVELRRKRLTQARIAQALGVSASTVSRVLARAGLSHLADLEPAEPVVRYEHQAPGDLLHIDIKKLGRIQRPGHRVAGNRRDTVEGAGWDFVFVAIDDHARVAFTDIHPDERFPSAVQFLKDAVAYYQRLGVTIQRLLTDNGSAFRSRAFAALCHELGIKHRFTRPYRPQTNGKAERFIQSALREWAYAHTYQNSQHRADAMKSWLHHYNWHRPHQGIGRAVPISRLNLDEYNLLTVHI, via the coding sequence ATGAACACCCATAAGCATGCCCGATTGACCTTCCTACGTCGACTCGAAATGGTCCAGCAATTGATCGCCCATCAAGTTTGTGTGCCTGAAGCGGCCCGCGCCTATGGGGTCACCGCGCCGACTGTGCGCAAATGGCTGGGCCGCTTCCTGGCTCAGGGCCAGGCGGGCTTGGCCGATGCGTCCTCGCGCCCGACGGTCTCGCCCCGAGCGATTGCGCCGGCCAAGGCGCTGGCTATCGTGGAGCTGCGCCGCAAGCGGCTGACCCAAGCGCGCATCGCCCAGGCGCTGGGCGTGTCAGCCAGCACCGTCAGCCGCGTCCTGGCCCGCGCCGGTCTGTCGCACCTGGCCGACCTGGAGCCGGCCGAGCCGGTGGTGCGCTACGAGCATCAGGCCCCCGGCGATCTGCTGCACATCGACATCAAGAAGCTGGGACGTATCCAGCGCCCTGGCCACCGGGTCGCGGGCAACCGACGCGATACCGTTGAGGGGGCCGGCTGGGACTTCGTCTTCGTGGCCATCGATGACCACGCCCGCGTGGCCTTCACCGACATCCACCCCGACGAGCGCTTCCCCAGCGCCGTCCAGTTCCTCAAGGACGCAGTGGCCTACTACCAGCGCCTGGGCGTGACCATCCAGCGCTTGCTCACCGACAATGGCTCGGCCTTTCGCAGCCGCGCCTTCGCCGCGCTGTGCCATGAGCTGGGCATCAAGCACCGCTTTACCCGACCTTACCGCCCACAGACCAATGGCAAGGCCGAACGCTTCATCCAGTCGGCCTTGCGTGAGTGGGCTTACGCTCACACCTACCAGAACTCCCAACACCGAGCCGATGCCATGAAATCCTGGCTACACCACTACAACTGGCATCGACCCCACCAAGGCATCGGGCGCGCTGTACCCATCTCCAGACTCAACCTGGACGAATACAACCTATTGACAGTTCACATCTAG
- a CDS encoding superoxide dismutase — MPYVLPALSYAYDALEPHIDARTMEIHHTRHHQTYVNGLNAALEGAGLDSEEPVEQLLRRIPALPPGIHGAVRNHGGGHANHSLLWTVMSPSGGGRPDGRLAADIQAQLGGHDAFQAAFTQAALGRFGSGWAWLTVTPAGRLRVDSSANQDSPLMEGNTPILGLDVWEHAYYLQYQNRRPEYIEAFYRVVDWAEVARRYEIALAELGREAA; from the coding sequence ATGCCATACGTCCTGCCTGCCCTTTCGTATGCCTACGATGCGCTCGAGCCGCATATCGATGCACGCACGATGGAAATACACCATACGCGCCATCACCAGACCTACGTCAACGGCCTGAACGCCGCGCTCGAAGGCGCCGGCCTGGACAGCGAGGAGCCGGTCGAGCAACTGTTGCGCCGCATCCCGGCGCTGCCGCCGGGCATCCACGGCGCGGTGCGCAACCACGGCGGCGGCCATGCCAACCACAGCCTGTTGTGGACCGTCATGTCGCCGTCGGGCGGCGGCCGCCCGGATGGACGGCTGGCGGCCGACATCCAGGCCCAGCTGGGCGGGCACGACGCCTTCCAGGCGGCCTTCACGCAGGCCGCGCTGGGCCGATTCGGCAGCGGCTGGGCCTGGCTGACCGTCACGCCTGCCGGCCGCCTGCGGGTCGACAGCAGCGCCAACCAGGATTCGCCGCTCATGGAGGGCAACACCCCGATACTCGGCCTGGATGTCTGGGAGCACGCGTATTACCTCCAGTACCAGAACCGCCGCCCCGAATACATCGAGGCCTTCTACCGGGTGGTGGACTGGGCCGAAGTGGCGCGCCGCTACGAGATCGCCCTGGCCGAGCTCGGCCGGGAGGCCGCATGA
- a CDS encoding ZIP family metal transporter gives MNTHSRHRVRPALTSVSAMTLAVLVACLACYQLWEFLDRRWPHVALAMAGGMVAAGATALGAVPVLFSQTLSQRVQDCMFGFGAGVMLAASAFSLVVPGIAAAGAQGYGPWGAGILVGAAILLGGAVLLASDRLLPHEHFIKGKEGRASRTLRRTWLFVFAIMLHNVPEGLAIGVGYAGSDSLRGAALATGIAIQDVPEGLVVALALLAAGYSRAFSVALGMLSGLVEPLGAIVGAAVVGWSAAMLPWGLGFAAGAMLFVISHEIIPESHRKGHEVPATAGLMLGFVLMMLLDTALG, from the coding sequence ATGAATACCCACAGCCGCCACCGCGTCCGTCCGGCGCTCACCAGCGTCAGCGCCATGACCCTGGCGGTGCTGGTGGCCTGCCTGGCCTGCTACCAGCTGTGGGAGTTCCTCGACCGGCGCTGGCCGCACGTCGCCCTGGCCATGGCCGGCGGCATGGTGGCCGCCGGCGCCACCGCCCTGGGCGCGGTGCCGGTGCTCTTCTCCCAGACCCTGTCGCAGCGCGTGCAGGACTGCATGTTCGGCTTCGGCGCCGGCGTCATGCTGGCGGCCAGCGCCTTCTCGCTGGTGGTGCCGGGCATCGCCGCGGCCGGCGCGCAGGGCTACGGCCCCTGGGGGGCGGGCATCCTGGTGGGGGCGGCCATCCTGCTGGGCGGCGCGGTCCTGCTGGCCAGCGACAGGCTGCTGCCGCACGAGCACTTCATCAAGGGCAAGGAAGGGCGCGCCTCGCGCACCCTGCGCCGCACCTGGCTGTTCGTCTTCGCCATCATGCTGCACAACGTGCCCGAAGGCCTGGCCATCGGCGTGGGCTACGCGGGCAGCGACAGCCTGCGCGGCGCGGCGCTGGCAACCGGCATCGCCATCCAGGACGTGCCCGAAGGGCTGGTGGTGGCGCTGGCCTTGCTGGCCGCCGGCTACAGCCGTGCGTTCTCGGTGGCGCTGGGCATGCTGTCCGGCCTGGTCGAGCCGCTGGGCGCCATCGTGGGCGCGGCGGTGGTGGGCTGGTCGGCGGCGATGCTGCCGTGGGGGCTGGGTTTCGCGGCCGGCGCCATGCTGTTCGTCATCAGCCACGAGATCATCCCCGAGTCGCACCGCAAGGGGCATGAGGTGCCGGCCACCGCCGGCCTGATGCTGGGGTTCGTGCTGATGATGCTGCTCGATACCGCGCTGGGCTGA
- the gcvT gene encoding glycine cleavage system aminomethyltransferase GcvT, whose translation MSAPLKRTPLAEEHLAAGACMVDFGGWNMPLAYGSQLEEHHAVRQDAGMFDVSHMLNVDVGGADATAFLRRLVANDVARLATPGKALYSCMLNPQGGIIDDLIIYYFAPDQWRVVVNAGTADKDIAWMQRVAAADGFDVVIAPRRDLAMVAVQGPNARAKVWAARPAWQAASEPLAPFSAAAVEAGTLVARTGYTGEDGFEIVLPADAVVQLWRDLLAQGVRPCGLGARDTLRLEAGMNLYGQDMDELVHPDQAGLSWTVALKDEARRFVGRDAIEQFAVPRAFVGLKLQERGVMRAHMPVRCAQGMGELTSGTMSPTLGVSVGFARMPVGVQPGDAVEVEIRGKWVPALVCKLPFVRHGKAVEHS comes from the coding sequence ATGTCCGCACCGCTCAAACGCACCCCCTTGGCCGAAGAACATCTTGCCGCCGGCGCCTGTATGGTCGACTTCGGCGGCTGGAACATGCCGCTGGCCTATGGCTCGCAACTGGAAGAGCACCACGCGGTGCGCCAGGACGCCGGCATGTTCGACGTCTCGCACATGCTCAACGTCGATGTCGGCGGCGCCGACGCCACCGCCTTCCTGCGCCGCCTGGTGGCCAACGACGTGGCCCGCCTGGCCACGCCGGGTAAGGCCCTGTACAGCTGCATGCTGAACCCGCAGGGCGGCATCATCGACGACCTCATCATCTACTACTTCGCGCCCGACCAATGGCGCGTGGTGGTCAACGCCGGCACGGCCGACAAGGACATCGCCTGGATGCAGCGCGTGGCCGCCGCCGACGGCTTCGATGTCGTGATCGCGCCGCGCCGCGACCTGGCCATGGTGGCGGTGCAGGGCCCCAACGCCCGCGCCAAGGTGTGGGCGGCCCGTCCCGCGTGGCAGGCGGCGTCCGAGCCGCTGGCGCCGTTCTCGGCCGCGGCCGTCGAGGCCGGCACGCTGGTGGCGCGTACCGGCTATACCGGCGAGGACGGGTTCGAAATCGTGCTGCCCGCCGACGCGGTGGTCCAGCTGTGGCGCGACCTGCTGGCGCAGGGCGTGCGGCCCTGCGGCCTGGGCGCGCGCGACACGCTGCGCCTGGAGGCGGGCATGAATCTCTACGGCCAGGACATGGACGAACTCGTCCATCCCGACCAGGCCGGCCTGAGCTGGACCGTTGCGCTCAAGGACGAGGCGCGCCGCTTCGTGGGGCGCGATGCCATCGAGCAGTTCGCCGTGCCGCGCGCCTTCGTCGGCCTGAAGCTGCAGGAGCGCGGCGTGATGCGCGCCCACATGCCGGTGCGCTGCGCGCAGGGCATGGGCGAGCTCACCAGCGGCACCATGTCGCCCACCCTGGGCGTGTCGGTGGGCTTTGCCCGCATGCCGGTGGGCGTGCAGCCCGGCGACGCCGTCGAGGTGGAAATCCGCGGCAAGTGGGTGCCCGCCCTGGTATGCAAATTGCCGTTCGTGCGTCACGGCAAAGCCGTCGAACACTCGTAA
- the gcvH gene encoding glycine cleavage system protein GcvH encodes MSLPTDRKYTESHEWVQAEGDVFVVGITDNAQEQLGDLVFVGDVKVGATLKAGETAGVVESVKAASDIYAPVDGEIVAFNDELEANPSLINESAYTAWIFKIKPANAADLDKLLDAAGYQAVAG; translated from the coding sequence ATGAGCCTGCCCACCGATCGCAAGTACACCGAGTCCCACGAATGGGTCCAAGCCGAAGGCGATGTGTTCGTCGTCGGCATCACCGACAACGCCCAGGAGCAGCTGGGCGATCTGGTCTTCGTCGGCGACGTCAAGGTCGGCGCCACGCTGAAGGCCGGCGAAACCGCCGGCGTGGTCGAGTCGGTCAAGGCCGCCTCGGACATTTATGCGCCGGTCGACGGCGAGATCGTCGCGTTCAACGACGAACTCGAAGCCAACCCCAGCCTGATCAACGAATCGGCCTATACCGCCTGGATCTTCAAGATCAAGCCGGCCAACGCGGCCGACCTGGACAAGCTGCTTGACGCGGCCGGCTACCAGGCCGTCGCCGGCTGA
- the gcvP gene encoding aminomethyl-transferring glycine dehydrogenase — MSRAPDTHSDFIPRHIGPSDEDQATMLVAIGAASLDALIDEVVPPRIRSRAPLALPAARSETDVLQDLKRIAARNQIYRNYIGQGYYGTHTPNVVLRNVLENPAWYTAYTPYQPEISQGRLEALLNYQTMVADLTGLDISNASLLDEGTAAAEAMTLARRGSRSSSPVFFVSQHCHPQTLEVVRTRAEGLGIELVIGDESRGLPECFGVLLQYPHSLGGVADYRELAQAAHAQGAVVACVTDLLALALIEPPGQWGADIAVGSAQRFGVPFGFGGPHAGFMACRDAYKRNMPGRLVGVSKDAQGNPALRLALQTREQHIRREKATSNICTAQVLLAVMAGLYAVWHGPRGVRRIAERVQSLTGALRAALAGLGVKVANDTWFDTLSLETGAATPAILAAADCARINLRQVDGARLAVSLDETVTLADLQALVNVFAAGLGKDEVALAPPQASLDGIPAAVRRQGPILSHPVFSSVQSETDMLRYLRKLADKDLALDRTMIPLGSCTMKLNATAEMIPITWPEFALIHPFAPASQTPGYRELIEGLSAQLCEITGYDGISLQPNSGAQGEYAGLLAIRAYHQANGQPQRNVCLIPASAHGTNPASAQLAGMDVVVVASDANGNVDLADLRARIAQVGERLAALMITYPSTHGVFEEAVTEICDAVHEAGGQVYLDGANMNAMVGVAQPGKFGSDVSHLNLHKTFCIPHGGGGPGVGPVAVRAHLAPYLPGVLDARGRLDPEAKVGPVSAAPYGSAGILPISYVYIALMGAEGLRRATEVAILNANYIATRLRGHYPVLYAGRNGRVAHECILDVRPLKETSGISAEDIAKRLMDYGFHAPTMSFPVAGTLMVEPTESEGLAELERFIEAMIAIRAEIAQVESGERDRDDNVLRNAPHTAQMLLAEEWHHDYPRQQAAYPVASLRENKYWPPVARVDNAYGDRNLVCACLPVEAYA; from the coding sequence ATGTCGCGCGCCCCTGACACCCATTCCGATTTCATTCCCCGCCATATCGGCCCCTCCGACGAGGACCAGGCCACGATGCTGGTCGCCATCGGCGCAGCCAGCCTGGATGCCCTGATCGACGAAGTCGTGCCGCCCCGCATCCGCAGCCGCGCGCCACTGGCGCTGCCCGCCGCGCGCAGCGAAACCGATGTGCTGCAGGACCTGAAGCGGATTGCCGCGCGCAACCAGATCTATCGCAACTACATCGGCCAGGGTTACTACGGCACGCACACGCCCAACGTGGTGTTGCGCAATGTGCTCGAGAACCCGGCCTGGTACACCGCCTACACGCCGTATCAGCCCGAAATCTCGCAGGGCCGCCTGGAGGCGCTGCTCAATTACCAGACCATGGTCGCCGACCTGACCGGCCTGGACATCTCCAACGCCTCGCTGCTGGATGAAGGCACCGCCGCGGCCGAGGCCATGACGCTGGCGCGCCGCGGCAGCCGTTCGTCCAGTCCGGTGTTCTTCGTGTCGCAGCACTGCCACCCGCAGACGCTCGAAGTGGTGCGCACGCGCGCCGAGGGCCTGGGCATCGAACTGGTGATCGGCGACGAGTCGCGCGGGCTGCCCGAATGCTTCGGCGTGCTGCTGCAGTATCCGCACAGCCTGGGCGGCGTGGCCGATTACCGCGAACTGGCGCAAGCCGCGCACGCGCAGGGCGCCGTGGTCGCCTGCGTGACGGACCTGCTGGCGCTGGCGCTGATCGAGCCGCCGGGACAATGGGGCGCCGACATCGCCGTGGGTTCGGCGCAGCGCTTCGGCGTGCCGTTCGGCTTCGGCGGCCCGCACGCCGGCTTCATGGCCTGCCGCGATGCGTACAAGCGCAACATGCCCGGCCGCCTGGTCGGCGTCTCGAAGGACGCCCAGGGCAACCCGGCGCTGCGCCTGGCCCTGCAGACGCGCGAGCAGCACATCCGCCGCGAGAAGGCGACCTCCAACATCTGCACCGCCCAGGTGCTGCTGGCCGTGATGGCCGGCCTGTACGCCGTGTGGCATGGCCCGCGCGGCGTGCGCCGCATCGCCGAGCGCGTGCAAAGCCTCACCGGCGCGCTGCGCGCCGCGCTGGCCGGGCTGGGCGTGAAAGTCGCCAACGACACCTGGTTCGACACGCTGTCGCTGGAAACCGGCGCGGCCACCCCGGCCATCCTGGCCGCCGCGGATTGCGCCCGGATCAACCTGCGCCAGGTCGATGGCGCGCGCCTGGCGGTGTCGCTGGACGAAACCGTGACCCTCGCCGACCTGCAGGCCTTGGTCAATGTGTTCGCGGCCGGCCTGGGCAAGGACGAGGTGGCGCTGGCGCCGCCGCAGGCGTCGCTGGACGGCATCCCCGCGGCGGTACGCCGCCAGGGGCCCATCCTGTCGCATCCGGTGTTCTCCAGCGTGCAGTCCGAGACCGACATGCTGCGCTACCTGCGCAAGCTGGCCGACAAGGACCTGGCGCTGGACCGCACCATGATCCCGCTGGGCTCGTGCACCATGAAGCTGAACGCCACGGCCGAGATGATCCCCATCACCTGGCCCGAGTTCGCGCTGATCCACCCGTTCGCGCCGGCCTCGCAGACGCCGGGCTATCGCGAGCTGATCGAGGGCCTGTCGGCGCAGCTGTGCGAGATCACCGGTTACGACGGCATCAGCCTGCAGCCCAACTCGGGCGCGCAGGGCGAGTACGCCGGCCTGCTGGCGATCCGCGCCTACCACCAGGCCAATGGCCAGCCCCAGCGCAATGTCTGCCTGATCCCGGCCTCGGCGCACGGCACCAACCCGGCGTCGGCCCAGCTGGCCGGCATGGACGTGGTGGTGGTGGCGTCCGACGCCAACGGCAACGTCGACCTGGCCGACCTGCGCGCCAGGATCGCGCAAGTGGGCGAACGCCTGGCGGCGCTGATGATCACCTATCCCTCGACGCACGGCGTGTTCGAGGAAGCCGTGACCGAAATCTGCGATGCGGTGCACGAGGCCGGCGGGCAGGTCTACCTGGACGGCGCCAACATGAACGCCATGGTCGGCGTGGCGCAGCCCGGCAAGTTCGGCTCCGACGTCTCGCACCTGAACCTGCACAAGACCTTCTGCATTCCGCACGGCGGCGGCGGGCCGGGCGTGGGCCCGGTGGCGGTGCGCGCGCACCTGGCGCCCTACCTGCCGGGCGTGCTCGACGCCCGGGGCCGCCTGGACCCCGAGGCCAAGGTCGGCCCGGTCTCGGCCGCGCCGTACGGCTCGGCCGGCATCCTGCCGATTTCCTACGTGTACATCGCGTTGATGGGCGCCGAGGGCCTGCGCCGCGCCACCGAGGTGGCCATCCTCAACGCCAACTACATCGCCACGCGCCTGCGCGGCCACTACCCGGTGCTGTATGCGGGCCGCAACGGCCGCGTGGCGCACGAGTGCATCCTGGACGTGCGGCCCCTGAAGGAAACCAGCGGCATCAGCGCCGAGGACATCGCCAAGCGCCTGATGGACTACGGGTTCCATGCGCCGACCATGAGCTTCCCGGTGGCCGGCACGCTGATGGTCGAGCCCACCGAATCCGAAGGCCTGGCCGAGCTGGAGCGCTTCATCGAGGCCATGATCGCCATCCGCGCCGAGATCGCACAGGTCGAAAGCGGCGAACGCGACCGCGACGACAACGTGCTGCGCAATGCGCCCCATACGGCCCAGATGCTGCTGGCCGAGGAATGGCACCACGACTATCCGCGCCAGCAGGCCGCCTATCCGGTGGCGTCGCTGCGCGAGAACAAGTATTGGCCGCCGGTGGCGCGGGTGGACAACGCCTATGGCGACCGCAACCTGGTGTGCGCCTGCCTGCCGGTGGAAGCCTACGCGTAA